DNA from Desulfuromonas sp. AOP6:
GAGCGTGACCGGGGTGGCCCTGGCGGTGCTGCTGCGGATCTATCGTGAATACGGCACCCTGGAAGAGGATGAAATTCTGGAGAAGATCGGCCAATGACGAGCACCAACCTTCACCTCTATGTGCTGGCCGCTCCCCTGTTGACCGCTTTTGCCGTCAACCTGCTGGGGCGTGCATCTCGCCGCTGGATTGCCCCCCTGGCCCTGGGAGCGCTGAGTTTCTCAGCGATTGGCGCCGTGCTGCTGCTGTTGCGGGTTCTGCGTGACGGTGGTTTTTCCTACACGGTGGGTAACTGGCGGGCGCCCTTCGGCATCGAGTTGCTTATTGACCCCCTGAGTGCGCTGATGCTGGTGCTGATCGCCGCGGTGGCCCTGCCGGCGACGGTGTCGGCGCTGAAAAGCGTGGAGCAGGAACTGCCCGGGCAGGAATATCTCTTCTTTACTCAATATCTCATCCTGATTGCCGGCCTCATGGGGTTGGTGCTTACCGCCGACGCCTTCAACCTGTACGTCCTGCTCGAGATCACCTCCATCACGACCTACGGTCTTATCGCCATGGGGAAAGGGCGGGCGCCGCTGGCCAGCTTCAACTACATCATCATGGGCAGTATCGGCGCCTGTTTTTACCTGCTGGGGGTGGGCTATCTTTATATCCTTACCGGCTCGTTGAACATGGCCGATATCGCTGGCATTCTCGGCACCATGCAGGAGAGCCCTGCCCTGGCCACCGCCTTTGCCTTCATGCTGGTCGGCCTCTGGGTGAAAATGGCCTTCTTCCCGCTGCACGGCTGGTTGCCGCAGGCCTATTCCCTGGCCCCAACGGGAGCCGGTCTGCTCATTGCCCCCCTGATGACCAAGGTGACGGTCTACCTGATGATCCGCGTCATTCTTTCTGTGTTTACCCCGGATTACGCCTTTTTTCAGCATGCGGTGGTGCAGTCAGGCATCGTCTGGGTGGCGGCCGCTGCTATCCTCTGTGCTTCGGCCCTGGCCCTGGCCCAGCGGGATATGCGCCGGATGCTGACCTATATCATCATTGCTGAGGTCGGTTATATGGTGGGGGGCGTCTGGCTGGCCAACGCCAATGGTCTGACGGGAGCGATTCTGCATATCGTCAATGATGCCCTGATGACGCTCTGTCTCTTTCTGGCCGCTGCGGCTATCATCTACCGCACCGGCAGTCTTGAATTTTCCAAGCTGCAGGGGCTCTATCGCAAAATGCCCATCACCATGGCCGCTTTTACGGTGGGGGCTTTTTCCATGATCGGCGTACCGCCGACCTGCGGCTTTTTCAGCAAGTGGTATCTGATCCTCGGTGGTATCGATGCCGGTCAATGGGGTTTTGTGGCGGCGCTTGTCATCAGCAGTCTGGTCAACGCCATCCTCTTTTTCCGCATCATTGAAAAGGGCTTTTTCTTCGCGCCGGGAGAGGAGCACGGCCACGGCCAGGCAGGACATGGTGAGGTAGTGGCCGAGGCGCCTGCACAGATGCTTCAGCCCCTGGTCCTGGTAGCGATTGCTCTCATCGTGGTAGGGCTGAGTTCGGGGACTATTGTCGACAAGGTGATCCGGCTGGCACTTCCCGCCTCCTTCTGAACCGGATTTTAGTGTTTCTGTGTCGCATGACGGAATGAAATAGGAGCCCATGGCATACTCATCTTCGATATGGCCGATGCTGGCCGTCTGCATCTCCCTGTTGGGGACGATTCCCATCATGCTGTCGGGGCGCAAGCCCAACCTGCGTGAAAGCTGGACCCTGCTGATTGCCATCGGCAAGTTTCTGCTGGTGGTTTCCATGCTGCCGACGGTACTTGCAGGCGGCACTATCAGCCTGACGATCGCCGAGGTCTTTCCGGGGGTACCTATCGCCCTGCGTGTGGACGCCATGGGAATGTTTTTTGCCCTGGTCGCCTCCTTTTTGTGGATATGCACTTCGGTCTATTCCATCGGCTACATGCGGGCCTTGGAAGAACACGGGCAGACGCGCTACTTCGCCTCCTTCGCCCTGGCTATCTCTGCTACCATCGGCGTCGCCTTTTCGGCCAACCTGTTCACTCTCTATCTCTTCTACGAGGTGCTGAGTCTTTCCACCTATCCCCTCGTCACCCATGAACAGAACGCCGAAGCCCGTTTTTCGGGGCGCAAATATCTGACCTATATCCTCGGCACCTCCATCGGCCTGGCCCTGCCAGCGATGCTCATCACCTATGCGCTGGCCGGGACCCTCGATTTCCGTCACGGCGGCATTCTGGCCGGCAGCGGCGCCTCGCCCTACCTGCTGGCTCTTATTCTCGTCTTTTTTCTTTTTGGCTTTGCCAAGGCCGGCCTTATGCCTTTCCACGGCTGGCTGCCGGCGGCCATGGTGGCGCCGACGCCGGTAAGTTCCTTCCTGCATGGCGTGGCTGTCGTCAAGGTCGGGGTCTTCTCCATCCTGCGGGTAGTGTTCCACATCTTCGGCCCCGATTTTCTGCAGGAAATCAATCTCGGAATCATAATCACCACCGTCGCATCGGTGACGTTGCTGGTCGCCTCACTGGTGGCTTTGACCCAGGACAATCTCAAGCGTCGACTCGCCTATTCCACCATTGGCCAGCTCTCCTACATGGTGCTGGGGGCCGGGATGCTGTCCGCCGCCGGCATGACGGGAGGCACCCTGCATATCGCCATGCACGCCTTTGGCAAGATCACCCTCTTTTTCTGTGCCGGCGCCATTTATGTGGCCTCGGGAAAAAAGTACATCAGCCAGATGGATGGACTTGGTCGCCGTATGCCGGTGACCTACATGGCTTTTATGCTGGGCTCTTTGAGCATTATCGGCATGCCGCCTTTGGGAGGATTCATCAGCAAATGGTACCTGGTTATCGGCGCGGTGAACAGCGACCAGCTGATTCTGCTGTTGATCCTGTTGGTCAGCTCTCTGCTCAATGCCGCCTATTTCCTCCCCATCGTGTACCGGGGCTTCTTCGCCAAGACGCCTGAAGGGGAGGATGAGGCCGGCGTCAAGGAGGCGCCGGTGCTCTGTCTGATTCCCTTATCGGTGACGGCTCTGGCCTCCCTTGGCCTCTTTTTCTATCCCGACCTGTTCCTGCGGCTGGCCCGCATGGCGCTGTTTCCCTGAGGTGCTGCATGAAAGCAGATAATAAAGTAAAAAAAGAGTTCGATTGGTTCGATCACCCGCAGAATATCCGCAAGCTGCGGATAGGCTTTTACGCCGTCCTTGTTCTGCTGGTGGTCCCCGACTTTTTTCTGCACAAGCATACCCTCTTTTCATCCATGGAGGCCTGGCCCGGATTTTATGCCCTGTTCGGGTTCATTGCCTGTGTAGCGATCATCCTGATTTCCAAAGTGCTGGGCTTTGTACTGAAGCGCCCCGAGGATTACTATGACCGCTAGTGTGCATCCTTCGCTCTTCTTCCTGGCCGCGGCGATTTTGCTGTGGCTGTTGCCGCTGGCGGGGCGTCGCCTGCTGATTCTGCTGGCGCCGGCCGCAGCCTTCTTCGTCATTACCCAGCTCGATCCAGGCCTCAGCTACGGCTACGAACTCTTCGGGTTCGATCTGAATCTGCTGCGGGTGGACAAGCTGAGCAAGGCTTTCGGTTATGTCTTTACCATCAATGCCTTTGCCTGCTTTCTTTTTGCCTTTCATCTCAAGACACGCTATGAGCATGCGGCTTCCCTGGCCTATATCGGCGCCAGTATCGGTGCCGTTTTTGCCGGGGACCTGATCAGCCTCTACCTCTTCTGGGAAGTCATGGCCGTCACCTCGACCTTTCTGGTGCTGGCCCGCAAGACCGAGCGCGCCTACGGGGCCGCTTTTCGCTATGTCATGGTTCACATCTTCGGCGGACTCTGTCTGTTGGCAGGCATTCTGCTGCAGGTCAACGCCACGGGATCCGTCGCTTTTGATGGCTTCAGCCTGCAGGGTCTGCCAACTTATCTGATCCTCATCGGCTTCCTGGTCAACGCCGCCGCGCCGCCGCTCAGCTCCTGGCTGTCCGATGCCTATCCCGAGGCGACGGTGACCGGCGGGGTCATCATGACGGCTTACACGACCAAGACGGCGGTCTATACCCTCATACGCGGTTTCGCCGGCTGGGAAATCCTCATGGTGGTCGGCTGCTTCATGGCCCTGTATGGGATCATCTACGCTATTCTTGAAAACGATATGCGCCGTATTCTGGCTTATTCCATCATCAACCAGGTCGGTTTCATGATCTGCGGTATCGGCATCGGCACCGCCATGGCCCTCAGCGGCGCCGTGGCCCATGCCTTTGGCCACATTATCTACAAGGCGCTGCTGTGGATGAGCGCCGGCGCCGTGCTGTACATGACCGGCAAGAGCCGCTGCACCGACCTTGGCGGCCTCTACAAGACCATGCCCCTGACCATGATTTTCGGCACCATCGGGGCTCTGGCCATCTCCAGCTTTCCTCTCTTCTCGGGCTATACGACCAAGCCGATGATTATCGAGGCCGGCGTGCACGAAGGATTCTTCTGGGTCTGGCTCATTCTGGAAATCGCTTCGGCCGGCGTTTTTCTGCATGCCGGCATCAAGTTTCCCTATTTCGTCTTTTTTGCCAAGGACAATGGCCTCCGCCCCGGCGAGCCTCCCAAGCATATGCTGGCGGCCATGGCTTTTCTCTCCTTCATCTGTATTTTTCTGGGCGTCTACCCGCAGCCTCTTTATGATATTCTCCCCTTCCCGGTGGAATACCACGCCTACACGGTGGAGCACACCCTCAACCAGCTGCAGCTGTTGATGTTCTCGGCGCTGGCCTTCTTCCTTCTTCTCCCGTTACTCAAAAGAACCAAGACGATCTCTCTCGACACGGACTGGTTTTACCGCAAGGGGGGGGAGTTCTTCTACGCTCTGGCCGCCCATGTCTTCAACGGTCTCAACGCCTGGGCGGATCGAATTTTCGTCCAGCGTCTGCCCGCGCGTCTGGCCAGCTTTTTTGCCGAACCAGGAGCAAATGTACAGAAATACGCTCTGCGGCTGTTGACCGAGGGGGCTGGGAATGATGGGGAATATGCCGAAGGAGCCCGGCAGATCGAGCGCCGCAGTCAAGCCGGTGCCTATCCCGTAGGGTTATGGGTTCTGCTGGCCGTCGTCTTTCTGGCCATCATATCGCTGCTCTTTTTCGTGGTGTAGTTGAGGCATTGTCCAGTCCGGCGTACAGGTACATCAGGGAGGTACAACGGTGAACAGATTCTTATTGGCTCTTGATCCCTCATCCCATTCTCGCCAGGCCGCTGAATATCTCGCCGCCATTGCCGGTCAGCTCGAGGGCAGTCAGGTGCTGCTGCTGACCGTCATGGCCACCTGGCCTTCCGGTGTCCCCAGCCCGGTCACGGATGAGCCGGTCAAGATGACCGGAGAGGTTCATGGCGGTGAGGATGCGGGGGAGTTGCTTGGCAAGGCCCAGGCATTCATGGCGGAGATCGTCGCACTGTTCCAGCGCCGCGGTGTTGCTGCCAGTCGGATAAACCGTCTGATCGTGCCGCAGGACAAGGGTGTCGCCGAGGACATCGTCGCGATGGCGCAGACGCACGAATGCGACACGGTCGTGGTGGGTCGGCGCGATCTCTCGGCTGTACAGGCTATTTTCCTCGGCAGCGTCTCTAGCGAACTTGTCAATAGCCTGGAGGGGCGCACGGTCTGGGTGGTGGAATAGAACTCCGCAAGCCTCCAGGCACACATTCATGAACGCCCTCTATCTCCACATCCCCTTCTGTCGCCGTAAGTGCCCCTACTGCGACTTTTTTTCTGTCTCCCAGACCTCCCCCGTGTTTCAGGAATATCCCCGCCTGCTTATTGCCCATCTGCGTTTGCTGGCCCGACAGGAGCAGGCAGGTCCTTTTTCCACTGTATTTTTCGGTGGTGGCACGCCGTCCTTACTGAGTCCTGAGTCCGTGGATGAGATCTTGAGTGAAGTCGCCTGCTTGTTTGGCCTGGCCTCAGACGCCGAGGTGACGCTCGAAGCCAATCCAGGCACGCTGAGTTTCGAGATGCTGTCAGGCTTCAGGTCGGCTGGCATCAATCGCCTCTCCCTGGGACTGCAATCCCTCCAGGATGCCAGGCTCAAGGTTCTGGGACGTCTGCATACAGCGGCGGAGGGCCTGCAGGCCGTGGAATGGGCCAGAAAGGCGGGGTTTGACAACCTTTCCTGCGATCTCATGTTTGGCCTGCCAGGGCAGTCCCTGACGGCTTTAATGGCCGATGTGGAAGCTGTCCTGGCGCTGCAGCCGGAGCATCTCTCTTATTATGGTCTGACGGTGGAGGAGGGCACCCCTTTTGAAGAGCTGCACCGTCAGGCTGTTCTGCACCCGGCCACGGAAGACCTCGCCACAGAGATGTACCTGGCCCTGGATGAGCGCCTGGGGGTGGCAGGCTACGAGCACTACGAGATATCCAACTACGCAAGGCCGGGGCATGCTTGCAGACACAACGAGGTTTACTGGCGCCGCCAGGGTTATCTGGGCCTGGGACCGGGAGCCCACAGTTTCAGCGAACAGGGCTGGGGA
Protein-coding regions in this window:
- a CDS encoding proton-conducting transporter membrane subunit, translating into MTSTNLHLYVLAAPLLTAFAVNLLGRASRRWIAPLALGALSFSAIGAVLLLLRVLRDGGFSYTVGNWRAPFGIELLIDPLSALMLVLIAAVALPATVSALKSVEQELPGQEYLFFTQYLILIAGLMGLVLTADAFNLYVLLEITSITTYGLIAMGKGRAPLASFNYIIMGSIGACFYLLGVGYLYILTGSLNMADIAGILGTMQESPALATAFAFMLVGLWVKMAFFPLHGWLPQAYSLAPTGAGLLIAPLMTKVTVYLMIRVILSVFTPDYAFFQHAVVQSGIVWVAAAAILCASALALAQRDMRRMLTYIIIAEVGYMVGGVWLANANGLTGAILHIVNDALMTLCLFLAAAAIIYRTGSLEFSKLQGLYRKMPITMAAFTVGAFSMIGVPPTCGFFSKWYLILGGIDAGQWGFVAALVISSLVNAILFFRIIEKGFFFAPGEEHGHGQAGHGEVVAEAPAQMLQPLVLVAIALIVVGLSSGTIVDKVIRLALPASF
- a CDS encoding monovalent cation/H+ antiporter subunit D family protein, encoding MAYSSSIWPMLAVCISLLGTIPIMLSGRKPNLRESWTLLIAIGKFLLVVSMLPTVLAGGTISLTIAEVFPGVPIALRVDAMGMFFALVASFLWICTSVYSIGYMRALEEHGQTRYFASFALAISATIGVAFSANLFTLYLFYEVLSLSTYPLVTHEQNAEARFSGRKYLTYILGTSIGLALPAMLITYALAGTLDFRHGGILAGSGASPYLLALILVFFLFGFAKAGLMPFHGWLPAAMVAPTPVSSFLHGVAVVKVGVFSILRVVFHIFGPDFLQEINLGIIITTVASVTLLVASLVALTQDNLKRRLAYSTIGQLSYMVLGAGMLSAAGMTGGTLHIAMHAFGKITLFFCAGAIYVASGKKYISQMDGLGRRMPVTYMAFMLGSLSIIGMPPLGGFISKWYLVIGAVNSDQLILLLILLVSSLLNAAYFLPIVYRGFFAKTPEGEDEAGVKEAPVLCLIPLSVTALASLGLFFYPDLFLRLARMALFP
- a CDS encoding Na(+)/H(+) antiporter subunit D — encoded protein: MTASVHPSLFFLAAAILLWLLPLAGRRLLILLAPAAAFFVITQLDPGLSYGYELFGFDLNLLRVDKLSKAFGYVFTINAFACFLFAFHLKTRYEHAASLAYIGASIGAVFAGDLISLYLFWEVMAVTSTFLVLARKTERAYGAAFRYVMVHIFGGLCLLAGILLQVNATGSVAFDGFSLQGLPTYLILIGFLVNAAAPPLSSWLSDAYPEATVTGGVIMTAYTTKTAVYTLIRGFAGWEILMVVGCFMALYGIIYAILENDMRRILAYSIINQVGFMICGIGIGTAMALSGAVAHAFGHIIYKALLWMSAGAVLYMTGKSRCTDLGGLYKTMPLTMIFGTIGALAISSFPLFSGYTTKPMIIEAGVHEGFFWVWLILEIASAGVFLHAGIKFPYFVFFAKDNGLRPGEPPKHMLAAMAFLSFICIFLGVYPQPLYDILPFPVEYHAYTVEHTLNQLQLLMFSALAFFLLLPLLKRTKTISLDTDWFYRKGGEFFYALAAHVFNGLNAWADRIFVQRLPARLASFFAEPGANVQKYALRLLTEGAGNDGEYAEGARQIERRSQAGAYPVGLWVLLAVVFLAIISLLFFVV
- a CDS encoding universal stress protein, giving the protein MNRFLLALDPSSHSRQAAEYLAAIAGQLEGSQVLLLTVMATWPSGVPSPVTDEPVKMTGEVHGGEDAGELLGKAQAFMAEIVALFQRRGVAASRINRLIVPQDKGVAEDIVAMAQTHECDTVVVGRRDLSAVQAIFLGSVSSELVNSLEGRTVWVVE
- the hemW gene encoding radical SAM family heme chaperone HemW, with the translated sequence MNALYLHIPFCRRKCPYCDFFSVSQTSPVFQEYPRLLIAHLRLLARQEQAGPFSTVFFGGGTPSLLSPESVDEILSEVACLFGLASDAEVTLEANPGTLSFEMLSGFRSAGINRLSLGLQSLQDARLKVLGRLHTAAEGLQAVEWARKAGFDNLSCDLMFGLPGQSLTALMADVEAVLALQPEHLSYYGLTVEEGTPFEELHRQAVLHPATEDLATEMYLALDERLGVAGYEHYEISNYARPGHACRHNEVYWRRQGYLGLGPGAHSFSEQGWGTRWEIPPDIDRYVQALREGRDPRIYLESFDRSGAMAETLYLGLREAAGVDEARFRERFGQGVAEAYPVAVEKTVDYLVYEKGRWHFTLSGWLLYNHLIQNFL